The Fulvitalea axinellae genomic interval GCTACGAATCGCTGCCTCTATTTTCGCGATATTCGAAAGCCGAAACTTACGCCTTTTGCCCTCGATATTCATGACATATCTAATACCGTCGGGGTGATGGGAAAACACGAAGACGTTTGGTTTGGTGTCGTCGTTTAGAAACGTGTTTATAAACTGTTCGTATTTTTCCTTAGGCGCCTGATTCTTGGTAAAGATTTGTCCGTATGATGTCGTCAGGCCGACCAGGAATCCGATTATTAATAACGATACATTTTTCATTTTCTTCTGCTCTTTTTGTGAAACTGACGATGACGAAAAAGAGTGGACTTAACGGATTACGATCTGGAACTCGTCATCCTGATACAAGACTGTTTCCCCGTGCTTTTCCAACGCTTTTACCAACATTGGGTCCATGCCCGAAAGCTCAGGTTGTTCTTTTGGATAAAAAACAGAAAAGGCAATCACCAATGAAGCGGCTACCGTAGCCGAAACCCAAGTCCAATGAATAACGGGGCGTTTACTTTTGGCCGTTTCGATAGCCTTAATCGCTATGGACTCGGCTTTCGGATCTTCGATTCGTTGAGTTTCTTCGAAAAAAGCCAGAGCCTGATCCAAAGAGCTGTCACCGCTCCCGTTTCTGTTTAAGGATTCTTCCTCGGCCCTACTGGTTTCACCCGAAAGGAATTTCTCTAGCAATTCGTCTTGCTTTTTTTTAAATGACTTCATGGCTATGGATTTTTTCGAGTTCTTCCCTGATTTTCTTTCTGGCCCTTGACACAACGACGCGGATATGTTCCGTATTGAGCCCTGTCACCTCGGCAATCTCCTTGTTCTCTAACCCGTCGAAGCTTTTGAGGTGCATTACCTCCGCCTGTTGAGGAGGAAGCATGGCAAATACATCGGCAATAATACGCTCCGTTTCGTTGAAATAAACTGTGTTCTCAGTGTCTTTGGCTTGAAAAGGGATATCGGGCCCATGTTCCCTAACGAAGTTTGTCCGGCGTATTTGGTTAAGGCAAATATTTCGGGCCATTCTGAAGCTGTAAGCGTCAAGGTTTTCGATTTTGGATAACGTATTTTTCGATCCCCAAAGTTTCATATAAACCTCCTGCAACACATCTTCAGCGTCAGGGCCATGAATAAAGCGCCGGATATACCGTAATAGTTTTCCGGAAAGGGCTATCAACTGTTTTTCAAGTCTTTTCTCTTTCGTCATCATTCTTATGACAATCGGAGCGTGAAAACGTAACATCCCTTTTCGGAACCCATTCCGAAACTGAGATAAATATCGGAACGGAAGGTTTTGGAATTTACCCGAACAGAGAATCTATATCGCTAGGTTTAAGCTGCTTGAGAAAGCTGCTTTCGGTGTGAATTACATCCGAAGCCAATGATTTCTTTTTTTCCTGAAGCTCAAGAATCTTTTCCTCAACAGTATCTCTGCATATTAATTTATAAGCGAAAACGGATTGCTCCTGCCCTATTCTGTGCGCACGGTCAATCGCTTGTTGTTCGGCGGCGGGATTCCACCATGGATCTATCAAGAATACGTAACTGGCTTCGGTCAGATTCAATCCGAAACCGCCGGCTTTAAGGCTAATCAGGAATACTTTTTTATTAACATCCGCTTTGAACGAATCGACAACCCGTTCTCTGTTTTGCGTGGATCCGGAAAGATAAGAATAACCGATTCCCTCTTCTTCCAACCGGGCTTTTACAAGATCAAGCATCGAAGTGAAAAACGAAAACACAAGCGCCTTGTGCCCTTCTTCGGCTATCGGTTTAATTTTTTCGAATAAGGCCTCCATTTTAATGGATTGATCCGTATAAACCTGACCTTCCTGCGACACCAAAGCCGGGGAATCACAAACCTGGCGGAGCTTGAGCAAACCTTCCAAAATATGGATATTAGCCCCTTGCATACCTGACAAAGCTATTTCCTCTTTGATTTTATTACGGTAAAGGTCTTTGTAATAATCATAAACCCGACGTTGGTCCGGAGACATTTCGCAATATTCCACAATCTCCGTTTTCTCGGGCAGTTCTTTAAGAACCTGATTCTTTTTCCTATTCAGAATAAAAGGATAAACGAGTTTTCTCAATTCGTTTACCGCCCGAATATCTTTATCCTTATCGATTCTGTTTGCGTATTCCCGCCTAAAAAAATCTAAACTGCCAAGCATTCCTGGATTAAGAAAATCGAATTGGGCGAATAGATCGAAAGTATTGTTTTCGATGGGTGTACCGGTCATAATCAGCCTATTATCCGCTGTAAGTGTACGTACCGCTTTGCTCGATTGTGTCAGTGGATTTTTTACCGCTTGGGATTCGTCGAGAACTACATAGCCGAATCTGAATCGACGTAAGAAATCGATATCTGAAATTACGATTCGATAAGTGGTGATAACCAAATCATAATTATCAAAGGTTTTCGCATTACGTGCGCGAAGCGTATCAGAATGGTCAAGATAAGTAAGGTCCGGGCAGAACTTTTCGATTTCACGAACCCAGTTAAAAACCAATGACCTCGGCACTACGATAAGGTGTGTCTGACGGGCTTCGTCTTCTTCAGCTCGATTTTGTATATTTTGAAGAAAAGCCAAAACCTGAAGTGTTTTACCCAAGCCCATATCATCGGCCAAGCAACCGCCCCAACCGAAATCGTCGAGGAAATTCAGCCAGTTATAGCCCGCTTTCTGATAATCACGCAGATCGGCCTTGACATTATGCGGAATAGCCACATCCTTTATCGATTCAAACTCTCTGAGCCTAGCTCTCTTTTCCGCTAATTCGGCGAAAGCCTCTTCGCCAGCCAAATCTTCCTCTATATTATCAAGCAGTCCGATTTGTGTGGAAGAAAGGCGCAGATCGTTATCTTTTACCTTGCCGAGCTTCAGCATACCGCTATACCGCTCAAGCCACTCTTCCGGTAAAATACCGATGGTACCGTCACCAAGACGTACGTATTGCTGACCGTTCAAAACCGCTTTCCGGATATCGGCGAGTTTGACCATTTGTCCGCCAAACTCCACATCCATTTTTACCCCAAACCAATCGATCCCGCTACTGGCGCTAAGCCTGACATTCGGACGGTTAGGGTTATATCTGAATTTTTTGAGTTCTTTAAATCCTAATACTTCGATATTCTTTTCCTTGAGTTCCTGAAAGAACCCGAAGAACCAATCGTTTTGCAAAACTTTATCGAACGAAAGGGAAAAGAACATTCCGTAAGCCTGATTCGGAAAATCGGGATGAAGTGATTCTACAAAACGACGAAAATCACCTTCGGCCTCGATATTGCGCTCAACGACATATGTGAAATCCCCGCGAAGTGAGCGGAACACCCCGCCTCCATCCATCTCGACTTCATGTTGCCAGTCGTCGGCCAATTGATAATTGAAAACAGGCTGTACCACCAAATGCTCGCCTATTTCTTTAAGCGCTATACGACCTTGTGGTGGCGCCGCCTGAATACGTTCCATTGGGACATCTATTCCCGTCATTTCTACATGGAAATGTTCGATCAACGGTAATACAAATTGCTGAACGAAAACGCCTTCATCGCGAGCGTCGAGATTATAGGTTTCAATACTGTTAAAAAGCTTTGTTAGAATTTTAGCGTCTTTGGAATCAAGCAGATAGAGCGTGTCTTCATGTTTTACGACCCCGTAAGAAAGAAGCATATTTTCAGCATTATAAGGAATCAAGTTATCCCGAAGGAGTAATGATGCGCTGAACGAAATTCGTTTTCCTTCTTCGTTCTTACTCAAATGGAAAACGAGTTCAGGAGCTCTGGGAGCCAAAATCACTTTATCCATATTTTGCAAAGAAGGGGACTCCCCTATCTTTCCATTTAGGAAGAAATGCTCAGTATCCAGCATTTCCGATCGGAGTTTGCGCAGGCTGTCAAGCATTAAAGTCCCAAATTCGGGATCAGGAAACGCTCCGGGATTTCGGCCTGTAGCAGCGGCATACTCGCTCTCGTCCATATTCCAAATTCCAACGAAGAGTTCCCGCTTGCCCAGACGGTCGGCCAATGAGAAAATCTCTTCTTCGGCGCATTCCCGAAACGGCGTGCCCAAAGTTCCGTTTTTCTTGATTTTACCCCTTAAAGGAGACAGATGCGGGTATTTATCCTTTCGCCAAAGCACACCTAAGCCATATTCCGGTTGGCTGATTTTTCCCATCGTCTTGAGCACATCCTCGGTATCTTGCCAAGGAATCGCATCTCTCACGATATTGTCCCAATTGATATATTCGGCCCGCTTCATCATCCCCGGGTCGTTTGGCCTTACGATTCCGGTACGCTCCAAATCCACGGAAAAAAACGGTTTCCATTCATCATTATTTATGTCGAAACCATATTCCTGAAGACGCATCCCTGCTTTGCGAGCCGGTTCCCTGAATTTGTGAAAAGGGTCGGAATCATCCCAATCCAGTAAGCGGTGTAATAAGCTTTTTTTATGACGACAAAATTGCCCGCTACCGCACGTGCAGGACATGCTATAGGTATCATTGTTCGGTGAGTAAGAAAAAGTCACGGTTTCGCCATGAAAACGGCGAGTTTCGTAAACCATGGCTTTCACTTTTCGCCCCGTATTATCCAGGATATTGCTGCGAAGAATATCCTTCGAGTTCTTTTGCTTTCGGAAATCGGGCTTTGCGTCACCAAAAAAATCATGGAGGAAATTCTTTGTGTCATATATTTCAAAGCTATCCTCTTTTTTGGCACTCTCCGTAGGTTCTGAAGACGTAGCCACTTCCTTATTAAGAAACTCCTGCGTCTCGTTTTCGTCCATTTTTACTTTAGAAGGTCCTTCGCCTTTCTCCAAAGCTGTTTTCAATGCCAAAAGCGACGCCACAATATGCGAACACGGCACTTTTGGTCCGGTATCACAAGAACAGGTAAAAGTGATTTTCGGTGATCCAAAATCATTGAGTACAACAACTAAAGGCTTGTCGAAAACATAGTCCACGACCTTGAAAACGGCTTTACGCTCTTCCCAATCAACGGAAAGGCGCTGTGCGTTTTCAAATCTGAAAATTAGCTCGCCTGCTTTGTATTCGACAAAATTCGACTCCTTCAGCTCTCTGAGCTTATTCTCAACATTCTTTAATTCCTGTAATAGCATGGACGTTTTTTATGGAAACCGGAACCTTGCGGGTTGCGCAAGGCATAAACCGTGAAGATAACTTTTATCCTTCGACTATGCCATTTGAAAAATGAAAAAAAACGCCTTTCAAGCATGTGATGTCAATAAATCCTCGGGTGGTTATTTCAATGAAATGAGATAAGAAAATACGGAATAATTCAACAAGACAACATCTAACTCCAAGAGACATGAAACATCTGAATTAGACATATCGTGAGGCATTATAGGACCGAATTCTATTCCAAAAAAAGACCGAAGGAATATAACTCCAACGGTCTGAAACGATCCACTTATTTGTTTTTATCGATCTGCCTAGTTTTTACGCTGTTTTCTGGCTTCTTTGGCCTTCTTTTTCAATTCAGTTTTAATCTTTTCGTATTCTTTATATTGTTCTTTGGTCAATACGGCTTTAAGTTCTTTATTCTTTTCCATTTGAGAATTACGGAAAGCGGTGAACTTTTTTCGGCGATCAGTCATCGCTCTGATTTTGTCAATCTCTTCAGCGCTTTTGCGGTTGATCTTCTCCACTTCAGGAATCTGCTCCTGAGTTAAGCTCAGCTTTTCCGTCATAAGCTCGGTCATCATTTTAACCCTTTCGTCAATGGAAGGGAGATCACGGTCTTGGTTCTGGGCGTTTACTGCAAAACCAACAAAGAGAAGCATAACGATAGCTAAAACTGACTTTTTCATATCGGATGTATTTTGTGTTCTTGAGTGATTCATTACAAAGGTATTCTCCAAGGCGCTAGACTCGTTGCTTTTTAAACAAACGCCACTTTTGGCCCTACCAACAGCTTTATGATTAAAGCTTATAACCGAAAACAAGCGTTACGTTCCTTGTCATGGCATTTGTTTCTGATGTTTCGGTATGAGTTTCATGGATTTTGTAATCGATCAGATTGTTCTGGTCAAGAACATCGTATACCCGGATTTTAAGCGTTCCTTTTCTATTTTTAAATAAAGTGGAGCCGATTGACAGGCTTAGCAAATGGACTTCGGTGTCAAGATGTGGATCGGAATAAAAGTACTGGTTCCATGTGTAATCCAGATCTAAAACCAGCCGATTCCAAGGCCTAAAATGCCCTTCAAACACAAGCTGTTGACTAAAAAAATCATTACTGTTATCGTTTAAACTATTATTGGTGAGATTATAACCTGTATATGCGGAGATATTAAAATCAATTCTTTTGGAAATATCGCTCGCTATACCAAAACTGAGAGACATAGTATTCAGGTGAGTATTGAGACTGTCACCATTAAAAACAGTAGGCATACGGCTATATTCATATCGTAATCCAGTGTTAAGTCTGCTTTTTAATCCTTGAAGAGCAAAAGAATAGTCCGTTCCCACTTTTAGATTAATGGATCCGTCCAAATTGACTGGCGTAGTTAATTGGGTTCCGGCTTTTAGTTCGACTCCATGAATCATGGTTTTCTCAGTCAAAAAATCGGTTCTCAGACCTGTAAAATTATAGCCGTATTTAAAAAACGTAAACGCAGAAAGAAAGCGCCCGCCTTCGTCCAATATCTGGTTATAACGTAGCATTCCTAAATATTGCGTTCCCAATTCCAACTCCGGATTGCCCGCATAGATATTCGTAGGGTCGGAACGGTCTGCCGCCGGCAATACCTGCTCCGGTGTGGGAACTGTCGTATTTCCCCTAAAGAAAAAGGTGAGATTTCTGTCTAGATCAATAAAGTATTTGCCAAACAGCGTAGGCAAAACCTTCCCATACTTCTTTTTATAATTTAATTCCGGATCTATTACGTCACCGAAACTATAAGCCGTATGTTCATATGCCAACCCAATATTATAAAGTAGGTGAAGACCGAAACGGCTAACCCCAATTTCGCCCCTATTGGTGTGGATTCGGCTATAAGAGTCAGCGGAAATATCAAGATCGGGAGTGGATGAAAAACCCACTGAAAGATCTTCCGGAAAGCTTTCTTGAAGAGCGTCACGCCAAGAATAGTCATATTTATAAACAAAATTCAAATTGGAGAGCATCCCTACCGGAAGTTTGTATGAAAGCCTTATTGTCGCTTGGTTATCAGACATTCCCAAATCATCAATCTGCCGTAATTTTTCTTCGGAAATCTGCTTCAAACCACCCTCGGGAGTTGCGCTTAAACGGGTAGTATTTATTTCGAAATCACGCTCCTGATTATCGGCTCCAAGCCGCATGTTTGCCAATGCGGTAAACGATTTCCCATCATCTCCGATTTTCCTTAGCCAAATAAGCGTAGTATTGGATTTAAGGGAATTATTCGATGAGCTTAATGACGTATTCGATAAATTGGTAAATGCCTCCGAATTCCCATTGCCTTCCGACCGCTCCGAGCTTTCACTTTCTACATTGCGAAAGGTAAAACGTTGGGCCAATATCAGGCGGTTTTCCGGATTAAGGTTATGGGTTACCTTAAGTTTCAATTTATGGATATTGGTCTCGGAGCCCAGAGTGTCTTTTGTTCCGAAAAAAACACTGTCGGCATAATTCCGAAGAGATTCTCTTTTTAATTCGGAATCTATATTTCCCGAAGTATAGTTTATGGAAACCTCTGTCTTTCTCCCGATCAACGTATTATAATTCAACCCGAAAGTGCGGATATCATTATCTCCGGCCATCTCACTTTCTGGGGAACTGCTCCCTGCCACTTTTTCTTCAATAACCTGCTGTAAAGACCGAAAGTCAGCGATATCAGTTTGGCTCTCATTCAGGTTATTCCGTTCTGCAGTAATTGTAAGGCTACGGCGATCGCTTATTCTGGATGTGTTTCCCTCAAAAATATAATGACCATCGGGACCCGCGCCGATACGATATTGGCCGAGCCATTGCCCTGAAACATCCGGTTTAGTAATAATATTGATAGCTTTGGAACTATTCCCGCCCGCATATCCGGTAAAGGTCGCCACCTCGCCATAGTCGTCAAATAATTCTACGCTCTGGATAGCGTCTGCGGGTAAAGCATTAAGTGCCGCTTTAGGATCATCATCGTAAAATGGCTTTCCGTTAAGGTACACTTTCTTAACCTGTTCACCCTCTGCTTCTACCTTGTTCTTCCCCACTTTTATCAAAGGAAGTTTCTTTAGTAAATCCAACCCTTTGGCTTCATCATTAACTTGAAGTGTGGACGTTTGAAAAGACAAAGTATCTCCCTTTTTCCGGACTATGGATTTGGTAGCTTCAACGGTAACTCCATCCAGTGCCCGTATTTCGGGAAACAAAATAATATTCCCTAACTGCGTTTCACCAACAATTAACGAAATAGGAATATCCAGCGATTGGTACCCAACAAAGCGAATTTGGAGAGTATCTAAAAAAACATTTTCGAAATCGGCGTTTAATACAAAATTTCCGGAAAGGTCGCTTACCGTAGCTATTCCAATTTTTTTTAATCGGATGTATCCGCCTGGGAGCGCCGCGCCATCGCTCTTGTCCAATATTTTTCCACTGATTAGACAACTTTTTCGGTCTTGAGCCACGAGTTGGCCTACAGTGGAGATCAGTGCAATTAAAAAAGATAAAATAACTTTTTCAGAACGTCTTGCCATGGTGTTTTATATTGTTACCATGGCAATTAGGCTCAAACGATTTGATGAAGAAGCAGTAGTTAAACAAACGGCGGTATTATCGCTACAAACGTTCCTCTTTCTCTTATTTCAATAATCCGTCGTATTATTCGGCACTTTCCATTAATCTCCAAGGTGGGTTAAGCCTGTTCTCTCCGGCAAAAAATAGGATCAATTGATTGCCGTCCGGATCTTTTAGCCTCGCCTCTCTCCAAAGCCAATTTTGATTCTCAGGATCTTGATCAAACTCAATACCTTTCGATTTGAGTTCGCTTACACTCTCATCAAGGTTTTCACATTCGAAATAAACGTAAATACCATCACCTTTCGGAAGCTCTTCAACCAAGTGGATCGAAAACGTAGAATTCCCATCCGGGCATTCAAACCTTGCGTAATGCGGTAAGGCCTTCACTATTAATTTCAGGCCTAGTCTTTGGTAAAATGGAATCGATTCGGATAAATCCAGTGACGGGACTGTTATTTGGTTTAAGTTCATCAAGAAGATATTAATACGCTACAATAATTATATTAGAAAACGGGCCTAGATTTCGGCCCGTTTACGTCTTTGAATAATCAAAAATTCGGTAATCCTTTCAGCAATTCGCCAGTAGCCAAAAAGTGATTACTAGCTTTGGCCCAAGAGTCCATCATTGTTGTATAAAACTCTTTATTGAAAACCCCTAAATCTTCATCTCCGTCCTTACCTAATGAAGTCATTGTGTAGGTAATCGTTGACTCGCAGGTCTTATCCGTTAATGGCTTTACATCTATTTCCAGCTTTACAAAAGTACGCCCCGGAGTGTGATGTACCATTTCCACCCGGCCTTTATCGATGTCGTATTCCGTTACGTACCAGACAGTCTGCTCTCCATGCCCTTCAGTTACGAATACGCAGTCTTTTTCAACTAGACCTGAATTACTGTAAACTACACTCGGCAACCAGTTTTCGCACCATTCCAATTCTTTTACGGGGCAGTACAAGGCCATTATTTCCGGTATTGACCCGCTGTTTACAATGTGTGACCTGGTATGTGAAACCCGTTTCGGCTTAATGATTTTCATAGTTTTTCGCTTTTGTTCTAATGTCATTCCTTTATGTGTTTCATGGCCGTGCCCGCCAGAGGAACAAGACATAAAAAACAAGGCTAGCGCATAAAGCGAAGTTGACAATGTGCTGCACACCACTTTTCCAACATTCTTACTTTTCATCGGATCAAGTTTTTCTTAACGGACAAAATCTTCACTTTGTCCTATTCCTAATTATCCGTACAAAAGTATATCGCCGACTATTCCGTTTCATTTACATTTGTTGAGAAAACGATTTCTTTGTCCGACTCAACTGGGTGGGGGTTATTCCCAAAAAATTCGCGATATGATAATGAGGTATACGATTAATCAATCCGGGGTATTCTTTTAAAAACCATTTGTATTTGGTCAATGCGTTTCCGTCGATTAATGCCATTACCCGAGCGTGATTCTGCTCGTTTAGCTTTTGAAAATGACCCAATATCACTCTCGTGAGATATGAGTCTTGATTAAAACAAGACATCACGTCCTTATAATTGGCAACGGACAATTGACAGTCTTCCAGCGCCTGAACGCTCATAGTGGCTGGAATATTCGGAATATAATTCCCCGAAACTAGATCTCCTTCCTTAAAAAAATGGGTTACGACCTCTTCTCCCTCATCATTTGGTGTATAACCCCGCAATACTCCCTTGATCACCTGACCGATCATAAAATTCTGACGTCCAGCTTTCACAAAATATTCACCTTTGAGAAGCCTAAGGTCTGAGTGTAAGTTATCCTCTTTCATAATAAAGAAAACGCTTTAGTCGCAAATGAATTATTTACGGCTAAACGCGTTCTCCGGTTTTATTGATACGACAATAAGCCTTACACTAATCCTCCCTATCAAGTTCAATAAAATAGGTTACATCAAGAAATAATCGTTTTGGCCCAGAATGGGTCTCATCTTCAGTAAGTTTCTGTAATTGCTGACTCCCGAAAGGCGATAATTTTGGTCCTGTTTCTTCATCGCCTTCTTGCAACTCCTTTAGTTGACCACCCATTAATATTCTTTGTTTAGGAAGCGGACCGAACTCTTTATGAATAGCAACACAGCAAACTTCCGAAGAATTGCCTTCACCAACCTCGTAAACTTCATATTCCTCTAAAATGGGCGTTGACAAAAACGTCATCACACCATCTATCTGAATAGGTACCTGAATCGTACCACTCAAAAGCGTTTTAGAATCAGTATGTCGAGGCACACCCGTCAATATTATATTTGTCTCAGCCTTGCCTTCGCTCGAAATCTTTTCGGGAGAAAGCCTTTGCGGACGATATTTGACATAGCTTTTTCGCATACCCTTATCCAACCGTGAGAGTACCGTTTTTTGATTTGACGGAGACAATCTGGACAAAGACATTTCCATAAATAAGACGGCTTTCGCAATATCACCAAGAAAACCACCTGCTTTTTCAACTTCAGCAGAGCTTATAACGCCGTCATGTGCTTTGGTGAAAAAATTAAAAAAACGGCCTCCATTGTCCAGCGCATCCAATGCCTCGGATAGGGATTTATATGGAACAGGGTTCTTCATTACAAACGTATTTATAAACGGAAAAAGGTCAAACACTGACTGATCATAATACAATTATCCAGCATCATTTCCCAAAAATAAAAATCTATTTCACTGTATATACAATCAGAACCGGATTATCTTTTTCCTTCACTTGGTTTGCCAAAAACTGAAATGCTCCCTTCTTTTTAGAATTACCTGAAAATGATTTAAAAGAGTTTGTGGTAATATGATCTTTTAGTTGAAAAGCGTTTACCCAACCCAAAGCCAAACTTTGTTTGCCCATGCCAGCTTCGAGTTTAATAGGTAATCCACCGTCAATATCATTTACGAGTCCCTCATTCTCTCCCCTGCCAAATACGGATACATGACCAGAATTAATATCGGTAAACATTCGTCGTATATTTCCCTTGATAGTAGAAATTCAAAAACAGGTATTTATCCGTTCCTAAAATTCCCTTAAAGACATAGTGCTTCCCCGAATTTTTCATCCAATAATGACCATAGTCTCTTGTTCTAGTAGCGATATCGAATCCCCGGTCTTGCTGATCCAATACAAATACAGGTTCATTCCTACCACCTACCCTAAAAATCGTATCAGAGTTCATTTCTTTGCAATACAGATTATTACCTGTGGTATAAAAGAAATGTTCCTTAAAAAATGCCCAGTTCCATTTTACAGTATTGAACCTAAAATGGTTTGGTCGCGAACCAACTTCATTACCATCCTTGTCCAGACAATACCAAGATACTGGAGATTGCCCACTTGCGTTACTCTGAAGGCAAAGCATCTTGTCGCCATATGCCTGTAATGACGATACTTGCTTCTTTGCGGGAAGAATTATATTCTGATGGAAACTACCATCATACTTATAAATAACAATTCCCTCAGGCTTAGCCACCCACACCGTTTTTGTCGGTTCGGATACCGTAAACGATTTTACATAAGAAAACTCTTGTGGCCCCTTACCCTTTTTTCCAACAATATTCAGAAATCGTCCGGCCTTATTAAAGCGGGCAATCTGTTCCCCATCGAAAATAAAAAAATCGTCTCGGGTAGGACACATGATTTTTATATCCGATAAGAAAACACTATCTGTTTCCAAAGGGATATACTGAATATCTGCAATAAACTCCGATGCCTTTAACTCTTCCTGCTTGTCACTGATAGGGATGACTTTAAATTCATTCGAAGGCTTACTTTCTTCACAAGAACAAATCAATAAAGGGAATAAAAGACAGATTAATGGCAAATTTTTCATGACTTGTGAGGTGTAATCAACTATGAAAGGCTAACAATCAACAATTCACTAAATTATTAGTCTAATATATTATGTTTTTCCCACAACCAACCGATTGTCCTTATTTTATACATCCAAGAAACATCTTCTCTGAGTTCCCCTTCCATTCATTTAGTTCCCCGTACCGTTCGTTTAGCTTTTCATTATATTCAAGATAAATAGTCTTTCTTCGCACAAAAAGACAGAAATGAGCAAATACGGCCATTTAGCATTCTGGGCTGCGCTTATAGGATTGCGCTTCACCAACTTATTAGGGAAAACGGGGGTTATGGAGTCCGCATTGGTTATTCTGTGCGACTTTACGGTGTATATAGCCGTGTTTTACCTATCCTCGTTTCTTCATCGCAAATACTTTAAGGCAAGTTGGGTTTCGGCTATAATCTATACGCTTAGCGTTGTGGCTACCGCCTTTTTGGGCGCCGCTTCTCTTAGGGCTGTTAACGTGGCCTTGTCTATTTTTGCGGGAATCGATCTTTCAGTAGTCGTTTATGGCGCGGGAGTTTTCAAAATCATTTTCTTTATGACATTCGGACTTTTGTTCGAATACGGAGCGGCAAAAGGAAAAGCGGAAAGGGAAACCAGGGAAATAAATCGCCAAAAACAGGAGGCTGAGCTCTTATTTTTAAAAAACCAGATGAACCCACATTTCTTTTTCAACACACTTAATAACCTGTACGGATTGGTATATCGCAAAGATGATCGCGCTCCGGATATTCTACTTAAATTATCGGAGACTATGCGGTATATAATATATGAGACTAAAAACGATACTGTACCGCTTCAAAAAGAGATCGCTTTTGTTAGAAATTATTTCGAACTGGAGAAACTACGGTTTAGGAACAAAGACAGAGTAAATCTAAAGACGAAAGGAGAATTCGCTTCACCTATCGAAAAAATCGCTCCTCTTGTGTTATTACCCTGTATTGAGAATTGCTTTAAACACTCGGATGTCGACAATCGAACAGATACATTTATCGATATAACTATCTCAGTAAACGGGAAAAGCCTTTCAATGCAATGCCAAAACTCCATTAACCTTGAAAAGGTTCACGGAGAAGGCGGTGTAGGGCTTGATAATATTCGGAAAAGAATGGAATTATTATATCCTAATAACCATACTTTTGAAACGTATACCCAAAACGGAATTTATATTGCCGATATAAATATCCCATTATCCTCATGCAATTCCAACAGCTCTCTGTAAACCGATACCCCCAACGAGTACAGCCCAAAACATGGAACATAAAATAAGATGTATCATCGTAGATGACGAACCCATTGCCATAGACTACCTCAGTGATTATGTACAGAAAACACCTCAGCTACAGCTGGTCGGAACATTTAACAGAGCCAAAGAAGCATACGAAAGCGTTGCAAAAGGAAACGTAGATCT includes:
- a CDS encoding 6-bladed beta-propeller encodes the protein MKNLPLICLLFPLLICSCEESKPSNEFKVIPISDKQEELKASEFIADIQYIPLETDSVFLSDIKIMCPTRDDFFIFDGEQIARFNKAGRFLNIVGKKGKGPQEFSYVKSFTVSEPTKTVWVAKPEGIVIYKYDGSFHQNIILPAKKQVSSLQAYGDKMLCLQSNASGQSPVSWYCLDKDGNEVGSRPNHFRFNTVKWNWAFFKEHFFYTTGNNLYCKEMNSDTIFRVGGRNEPVFVLDQQDRGFDIATRTRDYGHYWMKNSGKHYVFKGILGTDKYLFLNFYYQGKYTTNVYRY
- a CDS encoding Crp/Fnr family transcriptional regulator encodes the protein MKEDNLHSDLRLLKGEYFVKAGRQNFMIGQVIKGVLRGYTPNDEGEEVVTHFFKEGDLVSGNYIPNIPATMSVQALEDCQLSVANYKDVMSCFNQDSYLTRVILGHFQKLNEQNHARVMALIDGNALTKYKWFLKEYPGLINRIPHYHIANFLGITPTQLSRTKKSFSQQM
- a CDS encoding TonB-dependent receptor, yielding MARRSEKVILSFLIALISTVGQLVAQDRKSCLISGKILDKSDGAALPGGYIRLKKIGIATVSDLSGNFVLNADFENVFLDTLQIRFVGYQSLDIPISLIVGETQLGNIILFPEIRALDGVTVEATKSIVRKKGDTLSFQTSTLQVNDEAKGLDLLKKLPLIKVGKNKVEAEGEQVKKVYLNGKPFYDDDPKAALNALPADAIQSVELFDDYGEVATFTGYAGGNSSKAINIITKPDVSGQWLGQYRIGAGPDGHYIFEGNTSRISDRRSLTITAERNNLNESQTDIADFRSLQQVIEEKVAGSSSPESEMAGDNDIRTFGLNYNTLIGRKTEVSINYTSGNIDSELKRESLRNYADSVFFGTKDTLGSETNIHKLKLKVTHNLNPENRLILAQRFTFRNVESESSERSEGNGNSEAFTNLSNTSLSSSNNSLKSNTTLIWLRKIGDDGKSFTALANMRLGADNQERDFEINTTRLSATPEGGLKQISEEKLRQIDDLGMSDNQATIRLSYKLPVGMLSNLNFVYKYDYSWRDALQESFPEDLSVGFSSTPDLDISADSYSRIHTNRGEIGVSRFGLHLLYNIGLAYEHTAYSFGDVIDPELNYKKKYGKVLPTLFGKYFIDLDRNLTFFFRGNTTVPTPEQVLPAADRSDPTNIYAGNPELELGTQYLGMLRYNQILDEGGRFLSAFTFFKYGYNFTGLRTDFLTEKTMIHGVELKAGTQLTTPVNLDGSINLKVGTDYSFALQGLKSRLNTGLRYEYSRMPTVFNGDSLNTHLNTMSLSFGIASDISKRIDFNISAYTGYNLTNNSLNDNSNDFFSQQLVFEGHFRPWNRLVLDLDYTWNQYFYSDPHLDTEVHLLSLSIGSTLFKNRKGTLKIRVYDVLDQNNLIDYKIHETHTETSETNAMTRNVTLVFGYKL
- a CDS encoding sensor histidine kinase, whose product is MSKYGHLAFWAALIGLRFTNLLGKTGVMESALVILCDFTVYIAVFYLSSFLHRKYFKASWVSAIIYTLSVVATAFLGAASLRAVNVALSIFAGIDLSVVVYGAGVFKIIFFMTFGLLFEYGAAKGKAERETREINRQKQEAELLFLKNQMNPHFFFNTLNNLYGLVYRKDDRAPDILLKLSETMRYIIYETKNDTVPLQKEIAFVRNYFELEKLRFRNKDRVNLKTKGEFASPIEKIAPLVLLPCIENCFKHSDVDNRTDTFIDITISVNGKSLSMQCQNSINLEKVHGEGGVGLDNIRKRMELLYPNNHTFETYTQNGIYIADINIPLSSCNSNSSL
- a CDS encoding VOC family protein, whose product is MNLNQITVPSLDLSESIPFYQRLGLKLIVKALPHYARFECPDGNSTFSIHLVEELPKGDGIYVYFECENLDESVSELKSKGIEFDQDPENQNWLWREARLKDPDGNQLILFFAGENRLNPPWRLMESAE